The Chiloscyllium plagiosum isolate BGI_BamShark_2017 chromosome 14, ASM401019v2, whole genome shotgun sequence genome segment TTTCAGACAAAGACTTTCAGATCTTATAACGGAGggaaaaaatcatgaagggttaaAAGTAAACATCAAATGAAATTGTAGGAATATAATTCTTAGAAATGACTTTACAGTTGCtttttaaagccaattttgcataGTATTTATATTGCAAAAGTTCTTTCATGAGTTGTCATGTACTGTCGTTTGCATCTTATTCATAACAAACTCTTCGCAGAGTTTACCGTATGTGATCGCACACTGCGTGCTCGGTAACAGAAGGTCTGTTTCATGGCCTACTAATGACCAACGGTTTGCTACAGTTACCTACAGTGTCATGTGTATGTTTAAATACATGACCTGTGCAAATCACATAAACTATCATACATGCACCAACTGTAGTTCTACAAGTACTCTCGGTCTGGTTTAATCAACTACCCTACAAAAACAATGAGGTCATCGGTTTTATAAGGATGCTTCTCCTTCGATAAGACATCAGCAATTTGCATATGttgcaaatgtaaaatatttgtgCAAATAATGGGGTTAGTGATGTAAAGCAAGCTTCCAGCGCCCTTTTTAAAGAGTTGCTTAGAATGATCTCTATGCTGTAACTTCCGATGAATTTTCTCCGATTAAATTGGCACGAAACTGTTAACTAGACTGCATTCAGTAAACGTAATTTCAGGAAATGTAGATGAATTTGGACAATTATTTCTCCATATAAGCATTACAACAAATCTATCAAACAATAGGCTCTCTAAATGTATGTTGAAGTTATGTCAGACCAAAGGGTCtcacatttaagaaagagatgatgaggaatttcttccggGAGATgggagtgagtctgtggaatttctttaccgcagagggctgtcCAGCTGGACCATAGAACACAGAGTATGTTCAAgaacattaagtatattcaaggctgagagagagagatttttcatcagtaagggaCTCGAGGTTAATatgtaaaaaaaacacagaaaagtgaagttgaggattatcaggtcaatCACAatcttattggatggtggagtaggctcgatAAACTGAATGGTCTAGTCCTGTTGCTATGTCTGCTGGTCTTATGTCGGAAGCTATAAGGTTATATTTCAATAGATTTGAATGCAGAAATTGCGCTTGGTTTTGGAAGACGTTATAGTCAGCGAGGTACACACACCACACACCGCCGCACTaaccattttaaaaacattgacaGGTCTGTAGGACACTCTGTATAGGCTTCAAGGGAAGTGTTCACATAATCTGTAATATTCTTTACACACGCggaatgcagtttttttttcaagtcgTAGTCAAGTTCGCCATGAATCTAGCTTCCCATCAGTGAGGCTGATATGCTTGCGACGCGTTTTCTAACTTGGTTTGCATGTATATGTCGTATTCTTGGCAAAATGGTCTGTACAACGTGTAAATATACTCTGCACGAGCAGTCTATTATGTATGGTCTAAGATCTGTGTGTCATGCACAATACAGAGCTGCAATGGACTGCAGTCCACACTCTAACATGCACACACGGCCTGTAATATACACTTGCTGGACCTCAGTCCCCATACAGTCCCCAGTCTGCTATGAGCAAGGGCCCTACAAAGGatcatgtttttgttttattctgtgtAGCGCTTGAGATGAATTTACTATTTTAATCGGAGTCAACATTTTAATTTATACGGTACAATTAAAGTAATCCAGTGGGTGACCGAAGATTTATCTTGTTTTGAACTGCAATAATCTCAAATCTTCCCACACAGATCACACAGGGTCAACGAATCTTgtgtatttttaacaaaaaaatctgacttctctccacagatgctgccagacctgcagggcttttccagcaattttgggtttttgttttgcttctgatttacagcatccgctgGTTTTGTTTTCGGTTTTTACCGTCTATTTTTAAAACCGGTTCCGTTGTCCACGACCCACCTACACGCAGACCACCGCTCAGTTCCCGTTCCAACCCAGCCACCACGTCTCATTCTATCCCACCATTTTGCCCTGACACCCAACTTAATGGCCCAAAGAATAGCTAGAATTTCGGACTAAGTTTAGACATTTCAACCGTCGCTCCTGCAAATGGACGGTTTCTTCAGTTTGAACTCACACCTCTTAAGGAACCGGTTACTATCATATTAGTGAAGGAGGCTTTACACCTTCCATTCCCTTTCAATGTCTGTATATTCACAAAAAATAAATGCAGAATTCCATTAAGGAAAAACTTGGAACAACAAAGGTCCCACACATGTTAACattatagagtcctacagctggaaacagacccttcggcccaactcatccatgccgaccagatatcccaaattaaacaagtcccacttgcccgcgtttggcccatatccctctgcttCATGTCCCTGTCAGAGTGTTAAACGGCAGCACCGTCGCATTATAAAACCTTGCTGTATTACTTCTAATAGAAATCAAATGCTATGGTGTACAAACAGAGGCCAATGTTAAATATCCGCGGATTCAAGCTGTTCGCTAGGAATTCAATCTTTCGGTGTGAAATGTCAGCAGTGGCTTTATACAACTTGGTGAGAGGATGTGTGCGTTACTTGGGGAGTTCAGTAAATTGTGGTTTTAACCTGATCGAACTAAGGGAGAGTTTGTTGGATAAGTCCCGCAGATCTGTTTTCACAGCAAAGCATTAGCAGCGTATTTTGTTAAGAGGAGTACATCTGTGTTAACTGTTTTCAGGCTAAGTAGATTTTTTGTGTATAAATTCTAGACGGGAACTGTTTAAAAAGGTTGCAGTTGAAAAATATTATGCTATGATCACTTACAAAGTAATTGCTgatgtgatttgtttttttaatatatgtaaatgTGTTAATGATTGTGAAGATACTGAGACCATGCCTACTCGGTAAATAATCTCAGTGGGTTGGCGGTTTAACAACCCCCTCTGCCCTGTTCAAGTCTTTGACAATGCAAAAGAAAAAGGGTTCGAATTTAACCTGAGCTCCCCTCCATCTGATGTGCATCGGCTAAAAGGCATACTTACAGAACCTAGAGATTCCAAGCCACTAACATGCCCTGGAATAAGAATGTATATTAAACCAGCATTTTTATTGTAGCCCCACCGTGATCCAGGTTACAATTAGCAGCACAGAACTGAACTTCTAAAACAAAAACTTATCCGTCGACGTTGCTTTTAATAATTAATACGGGCCTCTTTATCATTCGAGGCTGTAATGTAGTCAGTTTGTATATAAAAAAGGATGAATTCTTTCCCAGAACGTGGAAgggccggtgttggattggggtggacaaattcagaagtcaTCACCACCTAAACCAAgcaggtttagttgaaatcacaagctttcggagggctgctttcaaaggatttcaaataaaccagttggactgtaacctggtgtcgcgtgatttctgactttgtcctcaGAACCATATTAGAAACATTTTATACTCTCTATGTTTTCACTGCAGGCTTGTTGCTCTGTGGAGTTTTACATCCGACCGGCAACTTCCTACCGAGGGGAGGATGTATCAGAGGCGCCCTGCCTACCTGATCCCCTCAGGTTCAAGCCATCAAACAGCTCccgaggcagcagcagcagcagcaggtaatGAGGGCGCCTGCAAATGGGAGGCGCCGCAGTTCGCCCGGTGTTCCTGAATCCTGCAAAACCATCTCCACCTGGCTTTTTCAACCAGCCCCAGAACCTTTCATCTTTGATGCAACGTTACGTTTTGAACTCAGCTTCAGTCTGAACTGGACCAGGGATTTCACCCACTTTCCTTTAGTCCAAGCCTATTAAGCAGGAATTAAATACTATTTCAGCTTGTATTAAACAGATATTAATCACTATTTTAGCCTGCCTCGTATTTTAATTATttgtcattttaaataaatatattttgaaatcagGAAATCTTCCCTCCCCCAAAAAACACGCACATGTATTGTTGGAGGTTCCACCTTGTAAAACTGGTTGGATTTTTTCAAACTTTGACTGTCGAGAGTAGACACCGGATATTTAAAACTGAAACTCCGAGACACAGGGAGTGAGGAACGGAGATTTGACTAAGATTCTGTAAAGCAGTTTAACATTTTACGCCTCTTTGCAACGTCGCTGGCCCGAAACTTTGTTGGTGTTACCCATAAGATGTTGAAATTTACCTTGAAATCTGTGACCCAGGTATCTGTTCCGTAACACCCAGGGGTAAAAGCTCAGCGCCTCTCTCTGTTGCGGTGCAAAGAAAGACTGTGCGGGGAGATGGTGCGGATTGCCCGGGTGCATCGACAGAGCGGGGCTGGCCGCATGTGTCACCGGCTCAGGGAACAGGAGCTCGGGGCTGCTGTAGAGAGTCCTGCCGGCGTTCGGGAAGCCACTTCCAAACGGGGCGGCGTGCACCGAGTCGGCGTATCTGAGAGCGGTGGGGCGCAGGGGCTCATCCCCTAGGGCCGAGGTGTTGTCTTTACCCACCAGAGCCTCGATGGTGAAGCATCTCTTGGCCGTGGGCTGGAACATGGCTCCCGCCAGACACTGGTGCGAAAGATCAAGGAGAGCTTGAGAAAGTCCAGCAGCAGGTATCAGTCTCTCCCCCGCCCCAGGAAACTCAATCCCTTAGATCCAGTGTTGGTCTGCAGGACATAGAACAATCCATATGCGTTCCGGGCAATGTCTGAttcggtttaaaaaaaaaccccttGTGCTAACGATTTCGAGCGGGATGATCTAATTAAAAGGGGGTTGACACTAACACAGCTCAGTGACTGCCAGCAGTTTCTCCCCGATTGGCTCCATTACCTGTCCTGTAACTGGGCTCGGGCACAGGCGTGGTGGACATGCGCACAAAGCGGCCAACCTCTTCCCATTGAAGAGTGACCGGGTGCctcaaccccacctccccccacacccccattaCACCACCCtactacacacactcacactctctcaccccCATTACACCaccccactacacacacacacacactcacactctcaccccCATTACACCACCCcactacacacactcacactctctcaccccCATTNNNNNNNNNNNNNNNNNNNNNNNNNNNNNNNNNNNNNNNNNNNNNNNNNNNNNNNNNNNNNNNNNNNNNNNNNNNNNNNNNNNNNNNNNNNNNNNNNNNNNNNNNNNNNNNNNNNNNNNNNNNNNNNNNNNNNNNNNNNNNNNNNNNNNNNNNNNNNNNNNNNNNNNNNNNNNNNNNNNNNNNNNNNNNNNNNNNNNNNNNNNNNNNNNNNNNNNNNNNNNNNNNNNNNNNNNNNNNNNNNNNNNNNNNNNNNNNNNNNNNNNNNNNNNNNNNNNNNNNNNNNNNNNNNNNNNNNNNNNNNNNNNNNNNNNNNNNNNNNNNNNNNNNNNNNNNNNNNNNNNNNNNNNNNNNNNNNNNNNNNNNNNNNNNNNNNNNNNNNNNNNNNNNNNNNNNNNNNNNNNNNNNNNNNNNNNNNNNNNNNNNNNNNNNNNNNNNNNNNNNNNNNNNNNNNNNNNNNNNNNNNNNNNNNNNNNNNNNNNNNNNNNNNNNNNNNNNNNNNNNNNNNNNNNNNNNNNNNNNNNNNNNNNNNNNNNNNNNNNNNNNNNNNNNNNNNNNNNNNNNNNNNNNNNNNNNNNNNNNNNNNNNNNNNNNNNNNNNNNNNNNNNNNNNNNNNNNNNNNNNNNNNNNNNNNNNNNNNNNNNNNNNNNNNNNNNNNNNNNNNNNNNNNNNNNNNNNNNNNNNNNNNNNNNNNNNNNNNNNNNNNNNNNNNNNNNNNNNNNNNNNNNNNNNNNNNNNNNNNNNNNNNNNNNNNNNNNNNNNNNNNNNNNNNNNNNNNNNNNNNNNNNNNNNNNNNNNNNNNNNNNNNNNNNNNNNNNNNNNNNNNNNNNNNNNNNNNNNNNNNNNNNNNNNNNNNNNNNNNNNNNNNNNNNNNNNNNNNNNNNNNNNNNNNNNNNNNNNNNNNNNNNNNNNNNNNNNNNNNNNNNNNNNNNNNNNNNNNNNNNNNNNNNNNNNNNNNNNNNNNNNNNNNNNNNNNNNNNNNNNNNNNNNNNNNNNNNNNNNNNNNNNNNNNNNNNNNNNNNNNNNNNNNNNNNNNNNNNNNNNNNNNNNNNNNNNNNNNNNNNNNNNNNNNNNNNNNNNNNNNNNNNNNNNNNNNNNNNNNNNNNNNNNNNNNNNNNNNNNNNNNNNNNNNNNNNNNNNNNNNNNNNNNNNNNNNNNNNNNNNNNNNNNNNNNNNNNNNNNNNNNNNNNNNNNNNNNNNNNNNNNNNNNNNNNNNNNNNNNNNNNNNNNNNNNNNNNNNNNNNNNNNNNNNNNNNNNNNNNNNNNNNNNNNNNNNNNNNNNNNNNNNNNNNNNNNNNNNNNNNNNNNNNNNNNNNNNNNNNNNNNNNNNNNNNNNNNNNNNNNNNNNNNNNNNNNNNNNNNNNNNNNNNNNNNNNNNNNNNNNNNNNNNNNNNNNNNNNNccatatctctctctcacacacacacactgtcacacagactcactctcacacatacaacctctcacacatacacaccctcaCACGCACTGactcatacacactctctctcacccacacgcacacatacaaaccaacaacaacaacaactggcTGTAATCATTGAGGAGAAAAGCCCTGATGGAACCATCACATTCTGCAGCTTATGACAGGCTGCAGCACTCTGAGGATTAAAAACCTCCATCTTTTGAAATAAGTTCAACATTCTTGTCGACGTGAGAAACTGTCTGCACAGGACAACATCTTTACAGCAACCTGGAAAGAGATTTGCCGTCTTGCCATATTTATTGATCTGTCTAATTTTTCTCGATTAAACTCTGCCAACTCCTGTTTATATAATACACAACATGCATACATCCCTTTCGTTATCTACCTATATCGGCCTCTCTCTATGTCGATTAATCGATCGGTTGTGTTCCTATGTATGTGGACCTGCTAATCTAGCTCTCTATCTTTCTGGCTGCCCATccatatagttaaaaatcacacaacaccaggttatcgtccaacaggtttaattggaagcactagctttcggagcgctccttaactttatacaccccagtccaacaccggcatctccatatcatgactATCCTTATAGTGGGTGAGTTTACCCGTACTCTGGTGTCCGATCCCTCGCATTCCCTATCCCACCTGCATTCGCTACCTTCCCCGGGACTGTGACACCAGAGCTGGCCTTATGAAGGCGATGCTGCAGAATCTCACTCAGACAAAAGTTGGTTTCGGGACCGAGGTGGGAAGGGGCCAAAATAGGACACTATAAGCACCCGCGGATGTAAGAAACAGGTAAAcccaacaacagcaacaacaaagtCTTGGAGAAACAGTGGCGCTCACCCCAACAACTCCCCGGGCCATTGtactcacagaaacagacacaaaaTTAACCCTTTGCCTCCTCCTACTGGAGAAAGACAGGTGTGCTGCACTTTTCAGTTACCAGGatccaaaaaaaattcaaagatgaCGAAAATAAAGAATTCTTTCTCCACTTATAAGAATTGTAGATATAAATTCCCCCAGCGTTAAACTGCACGATTAGTTCAACATGCGGGTTTCACTGCCTGTCTATTCAGAAAGGCCTTTCTTAATTTTTCTGTACAATTTGACTGACTTATTAATGGTCTATTAATGATTTTAATCGGCTCTCGTGATAATGAACAAACTCCTTTGATGCTGGAATGTGAGACCGCACTCACTGCCTGGGAACGTCGGCCCCCTACAACCGCCTGCAATTTCTAACTAACTTCCGCTGTTTGCCCCTGCAATATTCCTGGTCGGGACTAGATTTGTTCATGTTTGTACAGAAAACGAAAGAGTATCGGAGACATCGTTAGATTCCTGCCCGCTCACCTCACGGGATAAAACCATATTTCTTTCCTGATATTTTCACAAGAGTGAGGGGTGGGGAGTTAACGCTAATGGAGAATATAGAtgtgaaataacaaagaagaggTCAGGAGGTATCTAATATTACAGATTCTCACATAAAAGTACAATGTGTGAatagaaacaggacagaacattTATTTACTGGATATATTCTTAGAATTGGTTTCTTTTCTCAATGGAATGCTGCTGCACTTTCTCCacaaatatttggacaggtaaCTGCATTTCTTTTCTTAGTACAACGTTACTACAGGTAAATGTCATTGGCTCTCCACAGATTAATACTTAGCGTTACAATGTTACTGCAACTGACTACACTTCCTAATCAATCAAACAGAGCTGCAAGTATTTTCCTGAGCGAAACGTTTCCTCAGGGGCTtgtctttctttttgtttaacaGCGAATCCATTTTCGTTCACCTTACACACCCTACGACTCTGATcctgatgtctctctctctctctctctctgggattcGAACCGCCTTCTGTTTGATCAGCAAAGTAATATAAGAATCAGTCGATTTCAGTTGTAGATATTGGTATGTGAATACATAGCCAAGTTCACTGCACGGAGGAATAAAATGGGAAAGGTAAAGCAATATTTCGCGTCTGAATTTGTAGAAAAGCAGACTGCTGTCTGTCTAACTCAAATCCCATCTGAAAATCCCCGCATAAAGAGCAAATCAGTCAGACCTCGATTGGAAACCGATTGTGATGTGTGTTCACCTGTAATGTTCAATATCCGGTGGTTACAGTGTTAAATCTTTAACTGATCCACATTTCACTGAGACCCAGAGTTCAGGCTATTAATGTGGATGCAATAATATCTGTGACACATCGCCACCCGACCTATCCGTGTGTTGTTTCAGTTTAGTCggttatctgttattctattaTCAGAGAGCCGTCTCTAAAAATATATAGATTgacaaaaatgcaaattaataATGGAGGCGGTGAAGTTACATTGAACATTTTGCGGCGTCCGTCGAAGGGAACAGGAAAGCGAGATTCATCAATGGTACCTGGCCATCAGAATGCGGGCTTTAACGCGGGGCGGACAGGACAGAGTGAATATCCAGTACTTTCTAAACAGCGGGCAGTGGTTacacacagaaacaaaaaaaccCGACTCTTCAATGTAGAACGAATGAACAGTCTCTGGGCGAACGGCAACTAATTAGGGATTCAACGAGCTGTTAGATTCTGAGAGGAGATCACAGGAGAAAGTCTGCCCGTTCCTGCACTATCTGCCGTGCACTGGTGTACTTCTCACTGCTAACACTCGGCCAGAGCATTCCATCCTTGGCAGCCTGAAAAAATATTACTAATTCAGGCTACCGACAATGTGAAATGTGCAAGTCACTATTTCGCTTTAGGTTTGGGTATAGCAACTGGATTATGTGGTAACGTGTTCAGTTCGGCTTCACTTCAAGTCGGCTCACAGTCTAAGAATTAATCTGTCTTGACACAGACTTGCTTCATTAGAAGCTTTCTTTGCAACTCTGTGTCAGCAAATTAATAAACAAAAATCACACTTCAGAAAATTAATTCTAGAATCATTCAAGGTacaaatatttatatttattaatgaacTGGCATTCACAAAAATCGAATTACCTGCTTGCTGCGTACAAATTGTTAGTTGGTAATTGAAGGTAATTGGTTGTTTATCGTACCCTTTGAAGAGTTCAGAGGTCAGAAGGCACTATATGAATTCAAGCAACACCCTTTCAATCTAATTACATTGTTATAAATATTGTTGTTGGCACAACTTGCGAATTTTTACCGTCATGTGAAAGGTGTTGGTTAAAATAACTGCTAGAATCAAAATAAAAGCATGTCACAGCTAGTGTTTCATCATAGACTTATTTCCTATCGAGTTGGTATAATCGAATTCCTCACAAATACACCCGATTCATGGTCTAACCCCCACCTCGCTCGCGCAGCACCAGCTCCAGTTGGTAACCAAATTCGATTCTCCAGTGTTCGCTGTACAATTTCTTATTCACCGGCTTGAAAGACATGAACATCTAAAATTTTCTTTAGATCTGAGATTACACAAACCGAAacgctttatttttaaacaaaagaacacgccagacttagagtcataaagatgtacagcacgaaaacagacccttcagcccaatggtccatgttgaccagatatcctaaactaatccaatcccacctgccagcacccggcccatatccctctaaaccctttctattcatatacccatccagatgccttttaaatgttgtactaaACTTTAAAGGACAgtacttttaaaaatgcagttgttGCATTGAGTTCTGATTAGTTTTAATTACGTGTTTCTAATCACGAGAGCTCTGATTATTGGTGATACTATAAGTTTGGCGACAGGATACAATAATCAGGATCTTCCATAGAGCAAATGGTGGAGACAGAGTTCTGAAACGATTGTGAAAGGGCTGATGAAGTCATAGGTAAAATCGATTTTTTTTCCTGCTATCATGTAAGATTAGCGTAAAGGGGCAAAATGCCTAGATTTGAGAGTCTTCTCCGAAGATAGGACTGGTCCAAGATTTGCTTATCGCACGCTATCAGTTTCCTCATTACTGAAAGTTAATGCAGTCAATGCTAATAGTTATAAAGGTTTGTGTAACTGGATTTGATGCCCCCCTGCCAAgttgagtcaagattagtgtggtgctggaaaaacacagcaggtcaggcagcatccgaggagcagaagaatcgacgtttcgggcaaaagcccttcatcattgctgaaacgttgattttcctgctcctgggatgttgtgctgtgcttttccagcaccacactaaccttgactctaatctccatcatctgcagtcctcactttcgcctcgccAGATTCTCTGTTGTTAATCCTCTGAACACCAGCGTGTGGGTTCACTGTGTACAGAGACTATTTCAGCCCTATGGGTACCAATGCAATTGGTCCCGTTGACCGGGTAAAGTCATTCGGAGTTTGTGGGAGTGGCGGGAGAGCGCCTACAGCGTTGGGATTGCTGCAAAGTGGGTTCAGTTGAATATCGGTAGCCTGAGACCACAGCTTCCTCAATCTGAATCGGATTGACATCGTTCCGGCTGTTCATTCTACCGTCAAGCCAACACcgggtttctttaaaaaaaagcattcacgggatgagggcctCGCTAgctaattacccagaggcaggttcagaatcaaccacatcgctgtgggtctggagtcacatggaggccagaccagggaagcatagctgtttccctccctaaagggcatgagtgaacagATAGGTTTTGCCCCCAACATGGTCTTCAATAAATCCTTAATctcagacatttattgaattcaaatgcccccacctaccctgtcaagattcgaacccaagtccccagaaccgTTACCTGGGGCGACTATACCGCTAGACCGTGCCCTCCCCGGCTGCAACACATCCCCCTGGTGAATTGTAACACAGCAGGCTGACGATTCCCTCAGACACACCTCACGCACAAAAAAACTTTGGAAGTACCGGAGAATTCTCTCCAGGCGAGAAGTTGAGTTTTAGCCAAAAGGACGGACTCCTgagtggaatccaaactggaatGTGGTCAGTCACTGGAACACAAAGCAGCGTCCAAAGTGTCATGGGTTCTTGCTCTTCCAATGGCTAAACCAGACATTCTCAACCAAGCTCGGTCAATGACCCGCCCAGGCCTGAACGCAAGATTCCCCGCTGACCAGCCAGTGCAGAGCTGAGGGGGCGCTGCAGGGGCAGGGGTGCTGCCTTTCCAATGGGACTAGAAGCAGGGCCCCTTATTACCAGATCGGACCGATGCCACAGCGATAGCAGGAAGAGAAGCTGGGCAGTTTTCACCAGTATCCTGTATTTcatcccacagtcacaaaaataGCTTACCTGGTACTAGCACATTACTTTCTATATGTTGTGAGCAAGCggttgcctgttttttttttcaaattacagCAATGACGCTTCCAAAATACATTATATACAAAGTTGCTCCCGggattggaggctttgagttataagcagaggATTGGTAGGCTGGGGCTTCTTTTcagtggagtgtcagaggctgaggggtgaccttatagaggtttatattcatgaggagcatggatagggtgaatagcaaagctgtgttctccagggtaggggagttcaaacctagagggcacggtttaaggtgagaggggaaagacttgggaaggacctgaggggcagctttgtgaacacagatggtggtgcatgtgtggaatgaaatgccagaggaagtaatagatgcaggtacagttacaacatgagtcatagattcatacagcacggaaacagactctttggtccaaccagtccatgctgaccatgttcccaggctaaactaatcccacctacctgtgtttggcccatatccttccaaatctttcctatttagaTGCTTatccaaataacttttaaaagttgtaactacacctgcatccactacttactctggaagttcattccaaacactgtctgtgtaaaaaggttacccatcatgtactttttaaatctttcgcctctcagcttaaaaatatgccgcCTAGTTTTAAACCCCACCCTCCAAGGGGGAAGACACTTGTCATTCATCTTatatatacccctcatgattttataaatctctataagggcACTCCTAaagtccagtgaaaaaagtttcagtctatccatcctctccttataactcaaacatactggtaaatctcttctgaaccctttctagtttaataatatccttcctgtaactgggcagccagaactggacagagtaatccagaagaggcctcaccaacatcctgtacaaccccagTATTtagtcccaactcctattctctggtgatggaggaggcccaggatctgcatacccttggtggagtgggagggggagttgaagtgttcagccacgtggcagtggggttggttggtgcggatatctcagagatgttctctgaaatgattcgcAAGTTgtcgtcctgtctccccaatgtagaggagaccacactgggtgcaacggatacagtagataatGTACGTGGAAGTACAggcaaatttctgtcagatgtggaaaggtcctttggggccttggatggaggtcaggggggaagtgtgggggcaggttttgcaattcctgcagaggcaggggaaggtgccgggaggggtcTTGGGCTGgttgggggtgtggatctgacaagggagttatGAGGGAATGATCTTTCCGGAATACAGATAGGGATAGGGAGGGAattatatccctggtgatggggtctgtttgtagttggcggaaatggcagaggatggtcTGATGTAtctagaggttggtggggtggaaggtgaggaccagggcagggggttctgtccttgttgcaattggaggggtggggttcaagggcagaagagcaggaagtggaggagatgcactggaggatattgttgaccacgtgggagggaaaattgcggtctttgaagaaggtgaATATCTGGGatattctatggtggaattgatcCTCCCGGGAGCAGAtgcagaattgggaataagggatagcatttttacaggaggcaggatggaGGGAGGTGTagaccaggtagctgtgggagtgggtgggtttgtagtaaatgccTGTGTTTAAttggtcaccagagatg includes the following:
- the emx3 gene encoding empty spiracles homeobox 3 is translated as MFQPTAKRCFTIEALVGKDNTSALGDEPLRPTALRYADSVHAAPFGSGFPNAGRTLYSSPELLFPEPVTHAASPALSMHPGNPHHLPAQSFFAPQQREALSFYPWVLRNRYLGHRFQGSEGGAEGLLLHGPFTRKPKRIRTAFSPSQLLRLERAFEKNHYVVGAERKQLANSLCLTETQVKVWFQNRRTKYKRQKLEEESPETQQKRKGTQHVNRWRMATRQTSPEDIDVISED